The Dokdonia donghaensis DSW-1 DNA window CAAGGCGGTTATGTATTTTAGTATCTAACAGTGTTTTTACGTACACTATACCAAAAGGAATTAATAAACCTAAAACCAAAGCACCTAAGTAAACAATTTTGGGCTTAGGAGATATAGGATCTCTCAAACTGTAGGCTCTATCAACGATCTTAGCCTTTGGTGTTGTAACTGCTAGAGAAATTGCAGTTTCTTCCCTTTTTTGAAGTAGATATAGATATAAAGCTTCTTTTATTTCTTGCTGCCTCATTATATCACGAGCCGCCTTTGTTAAACTAGGGATTGCAGCAATTTTACCACCTATAGATCCACTCTGTCTTCTTAAGTCTTTATCTTCTATTTCTAAAGAAGTTTTGACATTGTCTAAACTAGAGGTTATACTCGATCGTAACTGCTTTAATTGATTATCTAAAGTAATTATAACAGGGTTTGCAGATGTGGAGCTTTTTAATAGACGTTCCTTTTCTAAAACCAAATTATTATATTCTTGTATTGATGTGGAAAGACCATCACCAGACAGACCCAAGTTTACCGGTAATAACTCATTATCAGAACCATTTTGCAAAAGTTCATTCATAGCACTAGCTAGACCAATTTTTGTCGAAACCTCTAGTCGTTTACGCTCAAGTTCTGTCTTACTTTGCAAAAACAATTGTCCTTCAGTAGCAATGTCAGTGACATTTTTATCTTCTCTAAAGTTTACGTTTTTTGTCTCTACAGAATCTAATTCGCTCGTAATGATTTCTAATCTTCTATCAATAAATTTAGCAGTATTGGCTGATACTAGATTACGATCCTGTATAGCATCATTGTTATAGACATCTATGAGCGTATTTAGTATAGCCTCGGACTTATTTGGTGCAGAAGAGTTAAAAGATATCTTTAGAACACTGCTATTTTTATTGGCAGCTTGAATATTAAGATTATTTTTTAAATCTATTACTGCTTGTGAAACACTAGATATACTCACGAGAGTAAAGTCATTAAATTCGTCCTTATCACTTCTTCTTGAAGGGTTACTTGCTGAATTAATAACTAGTTCTCCGAAATCCAAATTTAATGTATCACCAAAATTATAAGTACTCTCTTGAGCATCTTGAGCATCTTTAATTACAAACTCTTTATCTGAAATTTGCTTTATATAAAGCGATTTAAGAAGGTATGGAGATGATTCTTTTAAAGAAACCACAGCTACTGTAAAAGGTGTTTCTAAAAAGACCTCTGAAGATTTTACGTTACCTTCCCTGTAGTACTTAACATTTAAATTTAAATCTCTAACAACTTTTGATATGAGTCTTTTAGATTTGAGTATTTCTATTTCATTTTCAAAATCAGACTTACTCAGCCCTGCTCCTCCAAGTCCTAAATCTTCAAATGCAGCGAGCTCAGAAAGAGCACCATTATTAGTGTCCTTTATTAAAATAGTTGCCTCACTCTGATATACATAGGTACTATATCGTATATAAAGAAATGCTAACGATAAAAAAACTAATGCCGATAAAATAAACCAAGGTAAAAAACGGACATAAGGTGCAATTAATTCTTTGAGATTAAAATCTTCCTCTTTTATAGATGTTTTAAGTTCTGACATTATGTTGTATTATCGAGTAAGAATAGTAAGTACAGATATAATAATACCTGCAATTGAAATAAAAATAGTTGAATTACGGTTAAAAGCACCACTCTGAACTTGAGCTTTATTTGGTGATACAATTACCACATCATTCTGTTGCAAGTAATAAAATGGAGAATTAACCACATCAATGCTTGTGAAGTCAAGCTCTCCATAACTTTTTACTCCATTTTCTTCTCTTATGATTTTTACAGTTTTACGTTCACCAAATATGGTCATATCCCCTGCAAGACCTAATGCTTCGAGAACTGTTATCCTTTCGTTAGGAATTGTAAAAGTTCCTGCACGTTGTACTTCTCCTAAAACTGAAATAGAAAAATTTAGAATACGAATATCTACAACAGCCTCTTTTGCATATTTATTAACCTCACCTTTAAGCAAAGCTATAGCTTCTACCCTAGTTTTATTCGCTATTTGTAGCGTCCCAATAAAAGGAAATTCTATATTTCCATTAGAATCAACTAGGTACGTGCCAAGGCGTTCGTTTGTTGTTCTCAATGCATTTGATGCACCTGCCATTGGATTAAAGATAGCAACAGATTCTGGATCTTGAGATGAAACTGTAATAGATAACAAATCATCAGGTCTTATAATCGTATTGTAATTGGTGTTATCCGATTGATTATTTAAAGCTTCTATATCCTGAAAATATAAAACTTCCTTTTTTGAAATACACGAAGTACAAAGTAAACTGAGAAAAAGAAAAAGAGCAGTAATTCTACTCAAAAAATTGATTGACATATTAAATAATTTGACTGCAAAAATACTATACTATACTTCTTTAGACAATTGTTTTTCTGTCTTTGTCAAAGAAGTATCATTGTGAACTTCAATATCTAAAATTTCGTACTCAGAATTTTTACTTTTAAATTCAGGAACTAAAGATTTCAATTTTGATACACTTATAGCATTATTATTTTTTATCGCGGCCTTAACAATTTTATTTATCGTTGTACTTATGTCATCAAAATTACTAGTGGAATCTTGGCTAATCATAATTTTCTCGTGATGAGTTGGCAATGTCTTACTTTCATCACTTAACAATTCTTCATATAATTTTTCACCTGGCCTAAGCCCTGTTATTTTAATCTCAATATCTTCATTAACCGTATGGCCAGAGAGTTTTATCATTTTTTCGGCGAGATCCATTATTCTAACTGGCTCTCCCATATCGAAAATAAAGATTTCTCCTCCTTCACCCATTGTTCCAGCTTCCAAGACTAGTTGACAGGCTTCTGGAATAGTCATAAAGTAACGAATAATATCGGGGTGTGTAATTGTAACAGGTCCACCACTTTCTATTTGTTTTTTAAATAATGGAACAACAGAACCATTAGAGCCTAATACATTACCAAACCTAGTTGTGATAAATTTAGTGTACTTCTTTTTCCCTCTATCTTGTAAATCAAAAAATTTGGACTGTACATACATTTCGGCAGCTCTTTTTGTTGCTCCCATCACGTTAGTTGGGTTTACAGCCTTATCTGTACTCACCATCACAAAATGGCTTACTTTATGCTTAGCTGCAATGTCTGCAAGGTTTTTTGTGCCGTAAATATTTGTAAGTATAGCTTCAGAAGGGTTGTTCTCCATTAAAGGCACGTGCTTATATGCTGCAGCGTGATAAATAATATCTATCTTAAATGCATCAA harbors:
- a CDS encoding GumC family protein, which translates into the protein MSELKTSIKEEDFNLKELIAPYVRFLPWFILSALVFLSLAFLYIRYSTYVYQSEATILIKDTNNGALSELAAFEDLGLGGAGLSKSDFENEIEILKSKRLISKVVRDLNLNVKYYREGNVKSSEVFLETPFTVAVVSLKESSPYLLKSLYIKQISDKEFVIKDAQDAQESTYNFGDTLNLDFGELVINSASNPSRRSDKDEFNDFTLVSISSVSQAVIDLKNNLNIQAANKNSSVLKISFNSSAPNKSEAILNTLIDVYNNDAIQDRNLVSANTAKFIDRRLEIITSELDSVETKNVNFREDKNVTDIATEGQLFLQSKTELERKRLEVSTKIGLASAMNELLQNGSDNELLPVNLGLSGDGLSTSIQEYNNLVLEKERLLKSSTSANPVIITLDNQLKQLRSSITSSLDNVKTSLEIEDKDLRRQSGSIGGKIAAIPSLTKAARDIMRQQEIKEALYLYLLQKREETAISLAVTTPKAKIVDRAYSLRDPISPKPKIVYLGALVLGLLIPFGIVYVKTLLDTKIHNRLDIEKALPELAILGEVPTIDSKESETITSNDRSVLAEAFRILRTNLGYYIKSSSRVTGNTIFVTSTIKGEGKTFVAYNLALSLATTGKKILLVGADIRNPQLHRYIDKNIWTIGLSEYLFDDTVDVDSITFEVKNESEQMDLILSGRIPPNPAELLMNGRFETLISEVKDDYDYVIVDTAPTLLVTDTLLISQNADMTVYVSRADYTETKLLEYPKELYRDGKLKNIAFAINGIKINNFGYGSKYGYGYGYGQTKKSLFKRLKDRLGLS
- a CDS encoding polysaccharide biosynthesis/export family protein: MSRITALFLFLSLLCTSCISKKEVLYFQDIEALNNQSDNTNYNTIIRPDDLLSITVSSQDPESVAIFNPMAGASNALRTTNERLGTYLVDSNGNIEFPFIGTLQIANKTRVEAIALLKGEVNKYAKEAVVDIRILNFSISVLGEVQRAGTFTIPNERITVLEALGLAGDMTIFGERKTVKIIREENGVKSYGELDFTSIDVVNSPFYYLQQNDVVIVSPNKAQVQSGAFNRNSTIFISIAGIIISVLTILTR